The following proteins come from a genomic window of Castor canadensis unplaced genomic scaffold, mCasCan1.hap1v2 HAP1_SCAFFOLD_238, whole genome shotgun sequence:
- the LOC141420481 gene encoding testis-specific protein TSX-like: MSKQQESESSKPECSGKSHLQLEDKEHCLNEDDNTGKQEASRLLDQTKSFLHLQDVLQEDAVNADDRNSCQSVSLEEEDETSSSDSDTEDNVNVIIGNININPSMLMEMFTNLNSQAGEGFETSESYSAVDKTTEQE; this comes from the exons ATGTCCAAACAGCAGGAATCAGAGTCGTCTAAACCAGAGTGCAGTGGAAAGAGCCATCTGCAGTTGGAAGACAAAGAACACTGCCTTAATGAAG atgacaacaCCGGTAAGCAGGAGGCTAGCCGATTATTGGA ccAAACCAAATCATTTCTTCACCTGCAAGATGTTCTTCAAGAGGATGCCGTTAATGCTGATGATAGAAACTCTTGCCAAAGC GTATCCCTAGAGGAAGAAGATGAAACCAGCTCCAGTGATAGTGACACTGAAGATAATGTGAATGTCATCATTGGCAACATAAACATAAACCCATCTATGCTTAT GGAGATGTTCACCAATCTCAACTCACAAGCTGGTGAAGGCTTTGAAACCTCTGAATCAT